A genomic region of Flavobacteriales bacterium contains the following coding sequences:
- a CDS encoding MoxR family ATPase, with amino-acid sequence MIEEENDLTAHETNDLRAILEAETNNDIAKIVELATKIKQQLSTVIVGQRQLMDLLIIGLLTKGHILLEGVPGVAKTLTARLFAKSIDAKFSRIQFTPDLMPSDILGTNIFNSKTHDFEFKAGPIFADLVVADEINRAPAKTQAAMFEVMQEAQVSVDGITRQLGDGFMVIATQNPIDNEGTYNLPEAQLDRFLFKVIVDYPTMEEDLAILHRFQNDFDMREMGNIKPVASIADLVKLRKTVESISISDSILQYIAGIIQETRKTGDLFLGASSRAAIWLMKASKAAAAINGRNFVTPDDVRWVTKPVLNHRIILSPQREMEGIPVTTILQQIVEKVEIPR; translated from the coding sequence GCCACCAAAATAAAGCAACAGCTTTCTACCGTAATTGTGGGTCAAAGGCAGCTCATGGATTTGTTGATTATTGGTTTATTAACCAAAGGCCATATATTGCTCGAAGGCGTGCCAGGAGTAGCAAAAACACTTACAGCTCGGTTATTTGCAAAAAGCATCGATGCCAAATTTTCAAGAATACAGTTTACCCCCGATTTGATGCCCAGCGACATTTTGGGAACCAATATTTTCAACTCAAAAACGCATGATTTTGAGTTTAAAGCAGGACCCATTTTTGCCGATTTGGTGGTAGCCGACGAAATAAACCGTGCTCCGGCCAAAACCCAAGCTGCCATGTTTGAGGTAATGCAAGAGGCTCAGGTTTCGGTTGACGGAATAACACGCCAATTGGGCGATGGCTTTATGGTTATTGCCACCCAAAACCCAATTGATAACGAGGGGACGTACAATTTGCCCGAAGCTCAGCTCGATCGCTTTTTGTTTAAAGTGATAGTGGATTACCCCACCATGGAGGAAGATTTGGCCATTTTGCATCGGTTTCAAAATGATTTTGATATGCGTGAAATGGGCAACATAAAACCCGTGGCAAGCATTGCCGATTTAGTAAAACTCCGGAAAACGGTAGAAAGCATATCCATAAGCGATTCTATTTTGCAATACATTGCCGGAATAATTCAGGAAACCCGAAAAACGGGAGACTTATTTTTAGGAGCTTCATCGCGTGCTGCTATTTGGTTAATGAAAGCTTCTAAGGCTGCCGCGGCTATAAATGGCCGCAACTTTGTTACCCCCGACGATGTGCGATGGGTGACCAAGCCGGTGCTTAATCATCGCATTATTTTATCACCTCAACGTGAAATGGAAGGAATTCCAGTTACTACTATTTTGCAACAAATTGTCGAAAAAGTAGAAATCCCGAGATAG
- a CDS encoding DUF58 domain-containing protein — translation MLYKAFGVLIVVMVLANWLKFLFFPAIGLGVVLLAVVFYQYRLLYYTKGGIVAHRKMANKLSVGSENIIKIDTTNNFNTAINIEIVDDLPYQLQIRDFKISTQMQAGENKLYNYTIHPTTRGIYEFDKINVFVSVSKYGLLQRKFEIEATEKISVYPSLIHMQEIELKSISKISVNQGVKKQRRLGHSYEFEQIKQYVQGDDYRSINWRATARNQNLMINQYEDEKSQPIYFIIDKGRNMKMPFNGLSLADYAVNTTLAISNVALNKGDRVGLMTFDKNFDQFVKAENKKEQLFHLMQSLYTLEQNDLDSNFSALYSGITHRIKQRSLIFLFTNCNTLHTLQRIKPTLSLIAKRNLLVVIMFENSEIAAMTAEQAKTLEEIYEKTIAEKFIYEQRLIASELNTIGIQTIVSKPENLSINTINQYLSLKAKGMF, via the coding sequence ATGCTTTATAAAGCATTTGGCGTACTAATCGTGGTAATGGTTTTGGCCAATTGGCTCAAGTTTCTTTTTTTTCCTGCCATTGGTTTGGGTGTCGTTTTGTTGGCTGTAGTTTTTTATCAATATAGATTGCTTTATTATACCAAAGGTGGAATTGTAGCTCATCGAAAAATGGCCAACAAACTATCTGTTGGAAGCGAAAACATCATCAAAATTGATACGACCAATAACTTCAATACTGCAATAAACATTGAGATAGTTGATGATTTACCCTACCAACTGCAAATTCGTGATTTTAAAATTTCCACCCAAATGCAAGCCGGCGAAAACAAACTTTATAATTATACCATCCACCCCACCACTCGTGGTATTTATGAGTTTGACAAAATAAATGTTTTTGTTTCTGTTTCAAAATATGGACTCCTACAACGAAAATTTGAGATAGAAGCCACCGAAAAAATATCGGTTTACCCATCCTTAATTCACATGCAGGAAATTGAACTAAAATCGATTTCAAAAATTTCGGTAAATCAGGGGGTGAAAAAACAACGACGACTTGGCCACAGCTACGAATTTGAACAAATAAAACAATATGTGCAGGGAGATGACTATCGCAGCATCAACTGGCGAGCTACCGCCAGAAACCAAAACCTGATGATAAACCAATATGAAGACGAAAAATCTCAGCCCATATATTTTATAATTGACAAGGGTCGGAACATGAAAATGCCTTTTAATGGGTTGAGTTTGGCGGACTATGCCGTAAACACTACCCTTGCCATAAGCAATGTAGCTTTAAATAAAGGAGACCGCGTAGGGCTTATGACTTTTGATAAAAATTTTGATCAATTTGTTAAAGCCGAAAACAAAAAGGAGCAGTTGTTTCATTTGATGCAGTCGCTATACACTCTGGAGCAAAATGATTTAGACTCCAATTTTTCGGCCTTGTATTCGGGCATTACGCACCGCATAAAACAGCGAAGCCTTATATTTTTATTTACCAACTGCAACACACTGCACACACTGCAACGCATAAAACCTACGCTCAGCCTGATTGCCAAACGCAATTTGTTGGTGGTAATTATGTTTGAAAACTCCGAAATAGCCGCCATGACTGCCGAACAAGCAAAAACATTGGAAGAAATTTATGAAAAAACCATTGCCGAAAAATTCATCTACGAGCAACGGCTCATTGCCTCCGAACTCAACACCATTGGCATTCAAACCATTGTTTCAAAACCCGAAAATCTATCCATAAACACCATCAACCAATACCTTTCTTTAAAGGCAAAGGGAATGTTTTAA
- a CDS encoding glycosyltransferase: protein MPYPLNEGGTIGIYNYTRGFSESGCDVTLIALAADKHKINLDEAKTELSKYCQFLVYPINTDVHVIPAFLNLFSSKSYNVERFYSKHFEQELIKLLNENQYDIIQIEGTFPAVYSDTIFKYAKSAKVVLRQHNVEFQIWQRLAANAKNPIKKWYLNLLSRRLENFEKKHLNQYAALVPVTEDDGNLFKKMGCKIPVFASPAGINTEVWKPTYEQENPYAIFHIGSLEWLPNLEAVMWFLDEVWPHILQKTDKISFFVAGKGMPENLKNLKLKNVEMVGEVDSATAFVADKAITVVPLKSGSGIRLKILEAMSAGKVVISTTIGAQGINYSENENILIADTPEAFAQSLINVVEDNAYRKIIQQNARQLIENQYSNKSVVAKLLDFYKTI, encoded by the coding sequence GTGCCTTATCCGCTAAACGAGGGCGGAACTATTGGCATATACAACTACACCCGCGGTTTTAGTGAGTCGGGTTGCGATGTTACTCTTATTGCATTGGCCGCCGACAAGCATAAAATAAATCTCGATGAAGCTAAAACTGAATTGTCGAAATATTGCCAATTTTTGGTTTACCCAATCAATACGGATGTTCACGTCATTCCTGCGTTTCTCAATCTTTTTAGCAGCAAGTCGTATAATGTTGAGCGGTTTTATTCAAAGCATTTTGAGCAAGAACTGATAAAGCTTCTTAATGAAAACCAATACGATATAATTCAAATAGAAGGAACTTTTCCAGCAGTATATTCTGATACTATTTTTAAATACGCAAAATCGGCAAAGGTGGTGCTTCGGCAGCACAATGTGGAGTTTCAGATTTGGCAACGGCTGGCAGCCAATGCCAAAAATCCGATAAAGAAATGGTATTTGAATTTGCTTTCGAGGAGACTGGAAAATTTTGAAAAAAAACATTTGAACCAATATGCAGCATTAGTTCCGGTTACGGAAGACGATGGCAATTTGTTCAAAAAAATGGGTTGTAAGATACCCGTATTTGCCTCTCCGGCGGGCATTAATACAGAGGTGTGGAAACCAACCTACGAGCAAGAAAATCCGTATGCCATATTTCATATCGGCAGTTTGGAGTGGCTACCAAATCTAGAGGCCGTGATGTGGTTTTTGGATGAGGTGTGGCCACATATACTTCAAAAAACAGATAAAATTTCCTTTTTTGTGGCCGGAAAAGGTATGCCCGAAAATTTGAAAAATTTGAAACTAAAAAATGTGGAAATGGTGGGAGAGGTGGACTCTGCCACGGCATTTGTGGCGGACAAGGCCATTACCGTTGTTCCGTTAAAATCGGGCAGTGGTATTAGGCTCAAAATTTTGGAAGCGATGAGTGCTGGCAAAGTGGTTATTAGCACCACCATTGGGGCTCAGGGTATCAATTATTCGGAAAACGAAAATATCCTTATTGCCGACACTCCGGAGGCATTTGCTCAATCTCTAATAAATGTAGTAGAGGACAACGCATACCGAAAAATAATTCAGCAAAACGCTCGTCAATTAATTGAAAATCAATATTCTAACAAAAGTGTTGTGGCTAAGTTGCTTGATTTTTATAAGACGATTTAG
- a CDS encoding valine--tRNA ligase has protein sequence MHLNDKYNPSEFESTIYDSWLSNKLFASSPNEKKPFTIVIPPPNVTGVLHMGHMLNNTIQDVLIRRARMMGYNALWVPGTDHASIATEAKVVAMLKEKGIAKKDLSREEFLKHAYEWKEKYGGIILGQLQKLGCSCDWDRTRFTMEPELYQSVIKVFVDLFDKGLIYKGVRMVNWDPEGKTALSDEEVIYREVDSQLFYIKYKIVDSDEYITVATTRPETVLGDTAICVNPTDERYKHLKGKKAIVPLVNREVPIIFDEYVEPEFGTGALKVTPAHDINDYNLGIKFNLEVIDTISEDGTMSEAAQFFVGKDRFWVRKNIAKSFEETGNLEKIEPYKNKVGFSERTNAMIEPKLSQQWFVNMQAYIDKNPQVLADVMNDDIDMHPAKLKNTYKHWMENLKDWCISRQLWWGQQIPAYYLPNGKYVVAESLEEALKKAKSIDSNIAIDQLKQDEDVLDTWFSSWLWPISVFNGINEPDNAEINYYYPTNVLVTGPDIIFFWVARMIMAGFEYRNEKPFDHVYFTGIVRDKQGRKMSKQLGNSPDAIGLMDTYGTDGVRMGLMMAAPAGNDLLFDEALCEQGRNFGNKIWNAYRLIDGWEITEKSDDLFYDGASDQIHAWMQATINETVKQVDSHFEKFRISDAMTAIYKLIWGDFCSWYLEWMKPAYGSPIPQKDLEKIKSNFDVLMRLLHPFMPFVTEKLWQHLHQSDSIFINNKTWPATSEISENNVVELAKELVSLIRSVRNTKQISPKIAATISVKTENENGFKSVESLVSKLANVESFSYNTAVDGLKELLGTNEVVLNFEGVDLNQKDVAAIQSEINRLKGFLMGIEKKLSNEKFVANASEDVVAREKQKQADTLSKIEALQNELI, from the coding sequence ATGCACTTAAACGATAAATACAACCCGTCAGAGTTCGAATCGACAATATACGATTCGTGGCTTTCAAATAAACTATTTGCCAGCTCGCCAAACGAGAAAAAACCTTTTACCATTGTTATTCCCCCACCCAATGTTACAGGGGTATTGCACATGGGGCACATGCTCAACAATACCATTCAGGATGTGTTGATTCGGCGGGCCAGAATGATGGGATATAATGCCTTGTGGGTGCCAGGCACCGACCATGCCAGCATTGCCACCGAAGCCAAAGTGGTGGCCATGCTCAAAGAAAAGGGCATTGCCAAAAAAGACCTTAGTAGAGAGGAATTTTTGAAACATGCATACGAATGGAAAGAAAAATACGGTGGAATTATTTTGGGGCAATTGCAAAAGTTGGGCTGTTCGTGCGATTGGGATAGAACCCGATTTACCATGGAACCCGAACTCTATCAATCCGTTATTAAAGTCTTTGTGGATTTATTCGATAAAGGTCTAATTTATAAAGGCGTGCGAATGGTAAACTGGGATCCGGAAGGAAAAACGGCTCTTAGTGACGAAGAAGTTATTTATCGGGAAGTTGACTCACAGTTGTTTTACATCAAATACAAAATTGTTGATTCGGATGAATACATAACTGTTGCAACCACCCGTCCGGAGACTGTTTTAGGCGATACGGCCATTTGTGTGAACCCAACAGACGAACGATATAAACACCTAAAAGGTAAAAAGGCCATCGTTCCATTGGTTAATAGAGAAGTGCCTATCATTTTTGATGAATATGTTGAGCCTGAATTTGGTACCGGAGCCTTAAAAGTTACCCCCGCCCACGATATAAACGATTACAATTTGGGCATCAAGTTTAACCTTGAAGTAATCGACACGATAAGTGAGGACGGAACTATGAGTGAAGCCGCCCAATTTTTTGTAGGAAAAGATCGCTTTTGGGTGCGTAAAAATATTGCCAAATCGTTTGAAGAAACGGGAAACCTTGAAAAAATAGAACCCTATAAAAACAAAGTTGGTTTTAGTGAACGAACCAACGCCATGATTGAGCCAAAACTCAGTCAGCAGTGGTTTGTAAATATGCAAGCCTATATTGATAAAAACCCTCAAGTGCTTGCCGATGTAATGAATGATGACATAGACATGCACCCGGCAAAATTGAAAAACACCTACAAACATTGGATGGAGAATCTAAAAGATTGGTGTATTAGCCGTCAACTGTGGTGGGGGCAGCAAATTCCGGCCTACTATCTGCCGAACGGAAAATATGTGGTGGCCGAAAGCCTTGAAGAGGCATTAAAAAAGGCAAAGTCCATTGATTCGAATATTGCCATAGACCAATTAAAACAAGACGAAGATGTGTTGGATACATGGTTTTCTTCTTGGTTGTGGCCGATTAGTGTTTTTAATGGAATTAACGAACCAGACAATGCGGAAATAAACTATTATTACCCAACAAATGTGTTAGTTACCGGGCCGGACATTATATTTTTCTGGGTCGCCAGAATGATAATGGCCGGATTTGAATATCGTAATGAAAAGCCGTTCGACCATGTGTACTTCACTGGGATTGTTCGTGACAAACAAGGAAGAAAAATGTCGAAACAATTGGGCAACTCGCCTGATGCCATTGGCCTAATGGATACCTACGGCACAGACGGTGTGCGAATGGGATTGATGATGGCAGCACCCGCCGGAAACGACCTATTGTTTGACGAGGCTTTGTGCGAACAAGGCAGAAATTTTGGCAACAAAATTTGGAATGCTTATCGATTGATTGATGGTTGGGAAATTACCGAAAAGTCGGACGATTTGTTCTACGATGGAGCTTCCGACCAAATTCATGCATGGATGCAAGCCACCATAAACGAAACCGTTAAGCAAGTGGATAGCCATTTTGAAAAGTTCCGTATTTCGGATGCAATGACGGCCATTTATAAACTTATTTGGGGAGATTTTTGTAGTTGGTATCTTGAGTGGATGAAACCGGCCTATGGCAGTCCGATTCCGCAAAAAGATTTAGAAAAAATCAAATCAAACTTCGATGTTTTGATGCGATTGTTACATCCATTCATGCCTTTTGTGACCGAAAAATTATGGCAACATTTACATCAATCAGATTCTATCTTTATAAACAACAAAACGTGGCCGGCAACTTCGGAAATATCTGAAAATAACGTAGTTGAACTGGCCAAAGAATTGGTTTCACTTATTCGTTCGGTGCGAAATACAAAACAAATTTCTCCAAAAATTGCTGCGACCATTTCCGTAAAAACAGAAAATGAAAATGGGTTTAAATCTGTGGAGTCTTTGGTAAGTAAATTAGCCAACGTTGAGTCATTTTCATACAATACTGCCGTGGATGGATTGAAAGAATTGTTGGGTACAAACGAGGTGGTTCTAAATTTTGAGGGCGTTGATTTGAATCAAAAAGATGTGGCTGCCATTCAGTCCGAAATAAACCGATTGAAAGGATTTTTGATGGGTATAGAAAAGAAGTTGAGCAACGAAAAATTTGTGGCAAATGCTTCGGAAGATGTGGTGGCTCGCGAAAAACAAAAGCAGGCAGATACGCTCTCAAAAATTGAGGCATTGCAAAATGAATTGATTTAA
- a CDS encoding acyltransferase: MERHQNNFDFLRLLFATFVIITHSYTLTGLKECDILCQISNGQMGFSYIGVKGFFIISGYLIFQSLQRSSTILQYFWKRILRIYPALIVVLLLTVLLVPFVYQSSVPFFQNTQLLKYLPQNLTLYKPQYGISGVFESNPHKAVINGSLWTLPFEFTMYLFIIPLFVFRKKTKLASIILFFVLIASIIAILFFEEKVESLHLILSGFHLFDLGCFFLAGSFWASVEIEKFNHKKTMLLAAFVTIIIATYFNFFNEIKYVVLPFLIILLGLIPVRYIKNIGYKLGDLSYGVYIYAYPVQQTLLYFYKLNHVQLMFCTIIISFILAYFSWHIVEKRALKLKNIPLNLSK, from the coding sequence GTGGAACGCCATCAAAACAATTTTGATTTTCTACGGTTGCTGTTTGCCACTTTTGTAATTATTACACATTCCTATACACTTACAGGTCTCAAAGAGTGTGATATCCTGTGCCAAATTTCTAACGGTCAAATGGGATTCTCATACATTGGTGTAAAAGGTTTTTTTATCATTAGTGGTTATTTAATTTTCCAAAGTCTTCAACGCAGTTCCACTATTTTACAATATTTCTGGAAAAGAATTTTACGCATTTATCCGGCTTTAATTGTAGTGTTATTACTCACGGTTTTATTAGTACCGTTTGTTTATCAGAGCTCAGTCCCTTTCTTTCAAAACACACAACTACTCAAATATCTGCCCCAAAACTTAACACTCTATAAACCGCAATATGGCATATCAGGGGTGTTTGAATCAAATCCGCACAAGGCCGTGATAAATGGCAGTCTCTGGACTCTACCATTCGAATTTACCATGTACCTTTTTATTATTCCACTGTTTGTTTTTCGAAAAAAAACAAAACTTGCCTCCATTATTTTATTCTTCGTTCTGATTGCGTCCATAATTGCTATATTATTTTTTGAAGAAAAAGTGGAAAGTCTTCACCTTATTCTGAGTGGATTTCACCTATTCGATTTAGGTTGTTTCTTTTTGGCCGGGTCATTTTGGGCCTCGGTAGAAATTGAAAAATTTAATCATAAAAAAACAATGTTACTTGCTGCGTTTGTGACAATCATTATTGCTACCTATTTCAATTTCTTTAATGAAATAAAATACGTTGTCCTACCTTTCCTCATCATACTTTTGGGGTTAATTCCGGTTCGTTACATAAAAAACATCGGTTACAAACTTGGAGACCTTTCTTATGGAGTTTACATCTATGCATACCCTGTTCAGCAAACATTGTTGTATTTCTATAAGCTGAATCACGTTCAGCTAATGTTTTGCACAATTATTATATCCTTTATTTTGGCGTATTTTTCATGGCATATCGTTGAAAAAAGAGCGTTAAAACTTAAAAACATACCATTGAACCTCAGTAAATAA
- the rplS gene encoding 50S ribosomal protein L19, translated as MDLIKKIESEALKADLPVFGAGDNVTVHYKIKEGNKERIQPFQGTVIQRRGSGSTETFTVRKISSGFGVERIFPINSPLIEKIVVNRRGKVRRARLFYLRGLTGKKARIKEKRV; from the coding sequence ATGGACTTAATAAAGAAAATTGAGAGTGAAGCATTGAAAGCAGATTTGCCAGTGTTTGGTGCGGGTGATAATGTGACTGTTCACTATAAAATTAAAGAGGGAAACAAAGAGCGTATTCAACCCTTTCAAGGTACTGTTATTCAGCGTAGAGGAAGCGGTTCTACAGAAACTTTTACGGTTAGAAAAATTTCGAGCGGTTTTGGTGTAGAGCGTATTTTTCCTATCAATAGCCCATTGATTGAGAAAATCGTGGTAAACAGAAGAGGAAAGGTCAGAAGAGCGAGATTGTTTTACTTGCGAGGGCTTACCGGTAAAAAAGCAAGAATTAAAGAAAAAAGAGTTTAA
- a CDS encoding cbb3-type cytochrome c oxidase subunit I yields MKYKSQKIAYWFFALSMLLLSLQLIYGFIMGFAHMGYDGLHSIFPFNTARAVHTNLLVMWLLSGFMGAAYYIIPEEAENELVNVKLAYVQLISFALVGVVAIIGYHFNYWEGRKFLEIPRPLDWLVVVNVLTFLGLILMTLFKGKKRTTTSLVLTMGLVFAALLYLPGMIWFDNQTMDSFFRWWVVHLWVEGVWELIMGGILAFLLIKITGVDREVIEKWLYVIVGLTFISGILGTGHHYYFIGTPKYWLTIGGIFSALEPLAFLGMALFAVYMYRKGEKKHPNKTALNWTLGTAIVSFVGAGLLGLAHTLPQVNLYTHGTLVTAMHGHLAFWGAYAMIVLAVISYALPNLTGRKLYDTPRGMYAFWLSNIGMLGMTVAFGVAGVAQVYMERIMGVEFGVVQKEIQVHFFVLICCATLFTIGIALYILEFIRHGKPNDEAIINNNNI; encoded by the coding sequence ATGAAGTACAAATCTCAAAAAATAGCATATTGGTTTTTTGCCCTTTCCATGTTGTTGCTTTCATTGCAGCTGATATATGGTTTTATCATGGGTTTTGCCCACATGGGTTACGATGGGCTTCACTCAATCTTTCCGTTTAACACGGCAAGAGCTGTGCATACCAACCTATTAGTTATGTGGTTGCTTTCAGGGTTTATGGGGGCAGCTTACTATATTATACCAGAAGAAGCTGAAAACGAACTGGTAAACGTTAAACTCGCTTATGTGCAGCTTATTTCATTTGCCTTAGTAGGGGTTGTTGCCATAATTGGTTATCACTTCAACTATTGGGAGGGTCGCAAATTTCTTGAAATTCCTCGACCACTCGACTGGTTGGTGGTTGTCAATGTGCTTACCTTTCTTGGTCTTATTTTGATGACTTTGTTTAAAGGTAAAAAGAGAACAACCACATCATTGGTATTGACAATGGGGCTGGTATTTGCCGCCCTCTTATATCTACCCGGAATGATTTGGTTTGACAATCAAACGATGGATTCATTTTTTAGATGGTGGGTAGTTCACCTTTGGGTTGAGGGTGTTTGGGAACTTATCATGGGTGGTATTTTGGCATTTTTACTTATAAAAATTACTGGAGTTGACCGTGAGGTAATAGAAAAGTGGCTGTATGTAATTGTGGGACTTACCTTTATTTCGGGTATATTGGGTACTGGACACCATTATTATTTCATTGGCACACCCAAATATTGGTTGACTATTGGGGGTATTTTTTCTGCCCTTGAACCCCTTGCATTTCTGGGAATGGCTCTATTTGCCGTTTATATGTATCGAAAAGGAGAAAAAAAGCACCCAAACAAAACAGCATTAAACTGGACTTTGGGAACTGCCATCGTTTCCTTTGTTGGTGCAGGTTTGCTCGGTTTGGCTCACACATTGCCTCAAGTAAACCTCTACACCCACGGCACATTGGTTACTGCTATGCACGGACACCTTGCATTTTGGGGAGCTTATGCCATGATTGTTTTGGCAGTAATAAGCTACGCATTGCCCAATCTTACGGGTAGAAAATTGTATGATACCCCACGCGGAATGTATGCATTTTGGCTCTCCAACATCGGTATGTTGGGAATGACAGTGGCCTTTGGCGTGGCTGGCGTGGCACAAGTGTATATGGAGCGAATAATGGGTGTAGAATTTGGCGTTGTTCAGAAAGAAATACAAGTTCACTTTTTTGTATTAATATGCTGTGCAACCCTATTTACCATAGGCATTGCCCTGTATATCCTTGAATTTATCCGACATGGAAAACCAAATGACGAAGCAATTATTAACAACAACAATATATAA
- a CDS encoding LptF/LptG family permease, which produces MKKLHLLVIKSFIGPFAATFGISIFLFLLQFMWKYVGELVGKGLEWYVILEFILYSIPYLIPRSLPLAVLLSTLMVFGNLGERYELVAIKSAGISLINTMMPLIFIMLLLGAFAFYSSNSLIPKANLSFYSLLWDVKEKKPAMDIKDGVFYNQINGFAIRVDKKHKETNRIDGVLIYQETTKSGVSNVILAKTGTMEFTEDKRYLKLTLEDGKRYQEMVETGKYNETMPHNLMSFKQYSIALDLSELQLKRTNPQNFMNNFDAQNLDEIDSLVKDLNGRIKGKTVFLTEYIKPFYHHRDSNYVERKYDFSKIDKSKSYYEILKSSLDSMQVAKPDTIKYVEDEEEPLTLLARRNRANAAKKPIVFQPQKVEIGTVVESATQTSRNIGQMCSAISMESKKLYERRNRFMVQWHKKFTLAYSCLMLFFIGAPLGAIIRKGGFGTPMVVAILLFIVYFITQTVGEKLARESVLEVWTGGWFAQIIFTPIALFLTYKATTDSALFSPDAYVNFIRRFVPDKNKS; this is translated from the coding sequence TTGAAAAAACTGCATCTTCTGGTCATCAAATCGTTTATAGGACCGTTTGCGGCCACTTTTGGTATTTCAATTTTCTTGTTTTTGCTCCAATTTATGTGGAAATATGTGGGCGAATTGGTGGGAAAGGGGTTGGAATGGTATGTTATTCTTGAATTCATTCTTTACTCTATTCCATACCTAATACCACGCTCTCTGCCATTAGCTGTGCTGCTTAGCACCCTCATGGTCTTTGGCAATTTGGGCGAACGATATGAGTTGGTGGCTATAAAATCTGCAGGAATATCACTCATAAACACCATGATGCCGCTCATTTTTATTATGCTATTGCTGGGAGCTTTCGCTTTTTATTCGTCCAACAGTTTAATACCTAAAGCCAATTTGAGCTTTTACTCTTTGCTTTGGGATGTGAAAGAGAAAAAGCCGGCAATGGATATTAAAGACGGAGTTTTTTACAACCAAATAAACGGCTTTGCTATTCGGGTTGATAAGAAGCACAAAGAAACTAATAGAATAGACGGCGTTTTAATCTATCAGGAAACAACCAAATCGGGTGTGTCGAATGTTATTTTGGCCAAAACAGGAACCATGGAATTTACCGAAGATAAACGGTATTTGAAGTTGACGCTTGAAGATGGCAAACGATACCAAGAAATGGTTGAAACAGGGAAATACAACGAAACAATGCCCCACAATCTCATGAGTTTTAAGCAATATAGCATTGCACTTGATTTGTCGGAATTGCAACTTAAACGTACAAATCCGCAAAATTTCATGAATAATTTTGATGCTCAAAATTTGGATGAAATAGATTCGCTGGTAAAGGATTTGAATGGTAGAATAAAAGGTAAAACCGTTTTTTTGACGGAGTATATAAAGCCATTTTATCATCATAGAGATTCGAATTATGTGGAACGGAAATATGATTTTAGCAAAATTGACAAATCCAAATCGTATTATGAAATTTTAAAATCTTCGCTCGACAGTATGCAAGTGGCCAAACCGGATACCATAAAATATGTTGAGGACGAAGAAGAACCGCTCACACTATTGGCTCGAAGAAATAGGGCAAATGCGGCAAAAAAGCCAATCGTTTTTCAACCCCAAAAAGTAGAAATTGGCACGGTGGTGGAAAGTGCAACTCAAACTTCTCGAAATATCGGCCAGATGTGCTCTGCTATTAGTATGGAGTCGAAAAAATTGTATGAACGACGAAACCGCTTTATGGTGCAATGGCACAAAAAATTTACTTTAGCATATAGCTGTTTGATGCTCTTTTTTATTGGTGCACCGTTGGGAGCCATTATCCGAAAAGGTGGTTTTGGAACCCCCATGGTGGTAGCCATTTTGCTGTTTATAGTATATTTTATTACCCAAACCGTTGGCGAAAAATTGGCTCGCGAGAGCGTGCTTGAGGTGTGGACCGGCGGATGGTTTGCTCAAATTATTTTTACCCCTATTGCACTGTTTCTTACCTATAAAGCCACCACTGATTCTGCCTTATTTTCGCCGGATGCCTATGTCAATTTTATTCGAAGGTTTGTGCCGGATAAAAACAAAAGTTGA
- a CDS encoding cytochrome c: protein MLSKNQARLFFIGGTIVTFSIFLGLSWHTLSTEVPKKTNSQKITKTVVSGKALWESNNCMGCHSIFGEGAYYAPELTKVIERRGEGFVKAVLMSKTPWSPRGRKMVAYGFSEEEANNLVEFFKWCGEADLNGFPAKPPYKAESNH, encoded by the coding sequence ATGTTATCAAAAAATCAAGCACGGTTGTTCTTTATCGGAGGCACAATCGTCACTTTTAGCATTTTCTTGGGATTGTCGTGGCACACTTTGAGTACGGAGGTACCGAAGAAAACCAATTCACAAAAAATTACCAAAACCGTTGTCAGCGGCAAGGCCTTGTGGGAGTCCAATAATTGCATGGGCTGCCACAGTATTTTTGGCGAAGGAGCCTATTATGCACCTGAGCTTACAAAGGTAATTGAGCGACGAGGGGAGGGTTTTGTAAAAGCCGTTTTGATGTCAAAAACCCCGTGGAGTCCTCGTGGACGTAAAATGGTAGCCTACGGTTTTTCGGAAGAAGAAGCCAATAATCTTGTCGAATTTTTTAAATGGTGTGGTGAAGCCGATTTGAATGGATTTCCCGCTAAACCACCCTATAAAGCAGAGTCAAATCATTAA